The proteins below are encoded in one region of Amycolatopsis acidiphila:
- a CDS encoding ATP-binding cassette domain-containing protein, translating to MTTVLRTRRLGKRYGRRWALSDCTLAIPAGRVVGLVGPNGAGKSTLLNLAAGQLTPTSGSIEVLGERPAAGPPQLAKIGFVAQDTPTYSGLTVGEHLRLGARLNPRWDAAIARERVERLGLDRRQRAGKLSGGQRAQLALTLGIAKRPELLILDEPVASVDPLARREFLQGLMAAAAEYELSVVLSSHLVADLERVCDHLVVLVGSRVRIAGDVDELLASHHLLTGPRRDPASLPADLQVVSASHTDRQSTSSPTCPRPGTPARGPRWRCCDDSADLASVPHAGVRGVRGGRRAGSRARVHRREPGGALPRGDGGVQANDTCLAFTTEFARSHTAVSSALAILTMVVPGILGLFWGAPLISRELETGTHRLVWSQSVTRTRWLAVKLGLVGLTAMLVAGIVSFAVNWWSGPVQQASGPGYARLAPLGFAARDIAPMGYAAFAFVLGVVVGMLVRRTIPAMAVTLAVFVGVQLAMPLWVRPHLVPPVAVTTAITADNLHGIGVNGPDGTTELTVTVGQPGAWILSSETVDRSGAAATTLPSWVQDCIGPPNGHEPVVGEAQKACFAQLADNGYQQRITYQPDSRFWLFQGLETGIFLLATAALCGFGFFWIRRRLS from the coding sequence ATGACAACCGTGCTGCGGACCCGGCGGCTGGGCAAGCGCTACGGCCGCCGCTGGGCACTGTCGGACTGCACCCTGGCCATCCCCGCCGGGCGGGTCGTCGGCCTGGTCGGGCCCAACGGCGCCGGGAAGTCCACCCTGCTGAACCTGGCCGCGGGCCAGCTCACCCCCACCTCGGGCAGCATCGAGGTGCTCGGGGAGCGTCCCGCCGCCGGGCCGCCGCAGCTGGCCAAGATCGGTTTCGTCGCCCAGGACACGCCCACTTACAGCGGGCTCACCGTCGGCGAGCACCTGCGGCTGGGCGCGCGGCTGAACCCGCGCTGGGACGCCGCGATCGCCCGCGAGCGCGTCGAGCGGCTCGGCCTGGATCGGCGGCAGCGGGCGGGAAAGCTCTCCGGCGGCCAGCGTGCCCAGCTCGCGCTCACCCTCGGCATCGCCAAACGACCCGAGCTGCTGATCCTCGACGAGCCTGTCGCGTCCGTGGACCCGTTGGCCCGCAGGGAGTTCCTGCAGGGACTGATGGCCGCGGCCGCTGAGTACGAGCTGAGTGTCGTGCTGTCCTCGCACCTGGTCGCCGACCTCGAGCGCGTCTGCGACCACCTGGTCGTGCTGGTCGGCTCGCGGGTGCGGATCGCCGGTGACGTCGACGAGCTGCTCGCGAGCCACCACCTGCTCACCGGCCCGCGCCGTGACCCGGCCTCGCTCCCCGCGGACCTGCAGGTGGTCTCCGCCAGCCACACCGACCGGCAGAGCACGTCCTCGCCTACATGTCCACGTCCGGGCACGCCGGCACGCGGCCCGCGCTGGAGGTGCTGCGATGATTCGGCTGACCTGGCGTCAGTTCCGCACGCAGGCGTACGTGGTGTTCGCGGGGGTCGCCGTGCTGGTAGCCGTGCTCGCGTTCACCGGCGGGAACCTGGCGGAGCTCTACCGCGCGGGGATGGCGGCGTGCAGGCGAACGACACGTGCTTGGCGTTCACCACCGAGTTCGCCCGCAGCCATACGGCGGTGTCCTCCGCGCTCGCGATCCTCACGATGGTCGTGCCGGGAATCCTCGGCCTGTTCTGGGGCGCGCCGCTGATCAGCCGCGAGCTGGAGACCGGGACGCACCGGCTGGTGTGGAGCCAGAGCGTGACCAGGACCCGGTGGCTGGCCGTCAAGCTGGGCCTCGTCGGCCTCACCGCGATGCTCGTCGCCGGCATCGTCAGCTTCGCGGTGAACTGGTGGTCCGGCCCGGTCCAGCAGGCCTCGGGCCCGGGGTACGCCCGGCTCGCCCCGCTCGGGTTCGCCGCGCGCGACATCGCGCCCATGGGGTACGCGGCGTTCGCCTTCGTGCTGGGTGTCGTCGTCGGGATGCTGGTGCGGCGCACCATTCCCGCGATGGCGGTGACGCTGGCGGTGTTCGTCGGGGTCCAGCTCGCGATGCCGCTGTGGGTCCGGCCGCACCTGGTCCCGCCGGTGGCGGTGACCACCGCGATCACCGCGGATAACCTGCACGGCATCGGGGTGAACGGCCCGGACGGCACGACGGAGCTGACGGTGACCGTCGGCCAGCCGGGCGCGTGGATCCTCTCCAGCGAGACCGTCGACCGGTCCGGCGCGGCCGCGACGACCCTGCCCAGCTGGGTCCAGGACTGCATAGGGCCGCCGAACGGGCACGAGCCCGTCGTGGGCGAGGCGCAGAAGGCGTGCTTCGCGCAGCTCGCCGACAACGGCTACCAGCAGCGGATCACCTACCAGCCCGACAGCCGGTTCTGGCTGTTCCAGGGACTGGAGACCGGGATCTTCCTGCTGGCGACCGCGGCGCTGTGCGGGTTCGGCTTCTTCTGGATCCGCCGCCGGCTGTCCTGA